aACTTGACATGTTCCAAGGTCGGTTGCCAGCTTCTGACATGCTACCTTTTTGCGCGTGGGAAAGTTCCGAACACATTTTGGTTTTTCTTAGGACCTGTTTAGCTCGTGAAAAGGAAAATTTTTGGTGTCACGTCGGACGTTTGATCTCATgtcagaaggggttttcggacacgaatgaaaaaaccaatttcataactcgcctggaaaccgcgagacgaatcttctgagcctaattaatccgtcattagcacatgtgggttactgtagcacttgtggctaatcatggactaattagactcaaaagattcgtctcgcaatttccccctaactgtgcaattagttttttttaatttatctatatttaatactccatacatgtgttcaaaaattcgatgtgatgtttttagaaactaaacagggcctaaaagGGAAACAGAAATAGGAAACTCCTTTGGACGAAAAATGCTTTGAAGAAACTACTGAGGCCAAAAGCTTGGGTGCCCATGCTCCAAAGCATGGCCTGCGTGCTGGCTCTCCTTTTCCTCTGGGGTAGTAGTGATAGTCTGATGATAGCATGTTGCAAGTAAAGAACAATGCtctttaaatgatttttttccttaaatGTTTATCCGATATACAATCTGATTACATCATCATCGTATTCGTTATAATAAAATCTTTACAATGAGATCTAAAATAACTAATATTTTGATAACAATGTTTTCCAACCTGAACTATACAATAGAAATTATGAACTATAAAACCCACTATCTCTAGATTCTCACGAAGTACCAAGGTTAACAAAACCGTGCGGTTATCATGTGCGGTATccttttcaatttttaaaaccACAATATATCTCATGGTAACCCATAACCGCACGATTTTTGTGGTAATCGTGCGGTTACTGCACTAACCGCTAAACCATATGGTGACGGTAAACAAGGCGGTTTGGTAAACCTTGCCAGGTGCTTCTCATAAACTGTAAACAAGGCCATAGGCTTATTCGTAGAATCTATAGCCTGTGCGGGTTAAAGAGCAGTGGTGGAAAATTTCCTTTACATCGGCCGGCTGTCTTGGCCGGCccagcgaaaaaaaaaaggtaatactGAAGCTTGTCCTTCTAAtcagacaaggaaaaaaaagttcttACTCCAAGGCAATCTTGCATACTCCAAATTCCTTCCCCcacaaagaaaaagagaagagaaagaaaggcTCAGAACTGTCGAAGCTGAAACTGAAGACAAGTTTACCCAGCTAGCCTCCATTCGAAGGCAGACAACGCAATCATCAGTATATAGTAGTATTAATATAATGTACTGTTGCTATGAAATGATGAAATCAATGCAGCTTGGTTAGTTGCATGTATGGCCAGGCAGAGTAACCATTTGCATATATGGTCAGACGAACCATTCAACAAACTGACGCAGGCAGCTCCCATAATTCCAAACTTTGATGATTTCATGAAAGGCCGTACTCCGTAAGGAACAACAATGAGGTCAAATGGTTACAAGGGCAGCAGCAATATTAAATACGTGAGCTGTGTCCCGTTACAGTTGCCTGGCCAAAAAGATCAGTTGAATGAATTACATAAAATCTGGCAAAACTGGAAAGAACACATGGAACAGTATATGACACGTTTACAAGATTACTACCAATTTAAGGCTAGTTTAGTGTGTAAATAGTACAAAAACAGCCGTGGGGTTCCTTTTCCTATAAACCGTGTTAATGGATCAACAACAAGCAGATGTGGTCCAAGCATTTTACAACACTGAAATCACTGCCAGATTTAATCTTCACGTTGATTTCTCCTGCAACACCGAAGCATCAGACTAGGATCTTTCACACAGAACAAGTACTGACGATGCTCACAATTACGGATAGAGCAATTTATGGCCTCAACCATCAGCACCTCAAGATTGTCCGTGCTCTGTAGGCAATAAATATATTGAACCACATTGTATTTCAGCATCTGCTGAAATTGCATCCTGTAAATCAATGTGAGAATAGTTCCAGCTCAAGACTAATGCCGACAGTATAACTTCCCTTCAAAATGAAGTCCTCTACCAGATTGTGTGGACTATTTTGTGTAATGTTATGTTCACAAGTAGCTTCAGTTAAGCAAACTAATGGGCTATTGACTGTCAATCCACTGTTTTAGCGTCAGCAGCAGAACCATTATATCTGTAAGAAGGCCCATAAATGCTTCTTCAAATGATAATATACACATTCTACCACTGAAAACATGTAAATGAAACCTCTGCTTAGTTCATGATTACAATGATTGCAAAACATCATTAATGAATTGCATACAGTAACCAAGCAGGTGGAAGAACTAATAACATCATCTACAACCATCTTACAATCTGTAAGTTGGCTCCAGTCTTTTTTCATTGCAGTGAGTAgtctaaaattaatttaaagaAAATCACAATGGGAAATTAGTATTACCTAGATACTCACATTATGCATGATTGCATGCTTATTCATTTCCttaagtgaaaaaaataaaaagaaaaatttgcAGAAATATTAGTTGAAACCAGCAAGATGCATCATTATGACCAAGCTAAAGGATTTAAGAGGCAAGGAAGGTTTAATTAAGGACCAGATTTTTTACTCCAACAATTACATAATCTATGGGGAAGGAGTTCATAAAAAATGGCTTATGAAATGCATGAACCAACATATGAAATGAAGCAGTGCTCGAAGAATTGTGATTATGTACCTCTAAAGAAGTTTTGAGCTCGAATTGTCCTGTAACTTGCCAGTGTTTGAGTAGCCCGATAATACTCTGGAAACTGAGTAGGGGCACCCAAAAAATCGAATAAGATTTTGCAGGCCTCTCTCGCCGTGCATGACATTCGGCGAACTTAAACGGTTAAGGTATGTATTTCCTTCATATATATAACTAAGTTGCTGGAACAACAGCACACCTATACCAGCGTTAACTGATAGACTAGCAAATGCAAGGTATACTGTAACAAAACCCCTTGCTGACAAGAAGAATGCAGAGCTTGCCAAGGTACCAATAATCTCAATTAGCATCTTTATATAACCCATTGAACGGCGAGTTGATGCTAGATTTTCAAAATCTAGTGGAGGCCATATACGATAACTTGAATAAATGGTCATACCAGCAGCATAACTACAACTGATGACCACAGAAATAAGGAAAATTACAAAAGCATGGTGATTTGAAGCTCCCACACAGTTCCCAATCTGTAGGTGGAcacagaaaaaggaaacaaaccAAGTCAAGTCAATTAAGTAGAGAAGAATAATGGTATCGGAAGTTAGTTTTAGAGTTGTCAAACTTACAAATGGGCAATGATGATCCATGTCTAACACACACATTTTACAAGATCGGCAGTGATGTGCCCTTGGGGGCTTTGGTTTACTACAGTATGTACAGAAGGTATAGTTTTCCAGATCATTTTTCCCAACCATGGGATAGCTGCCCCACCGCATGTCTGCCGGTGCACCAGCAGATTTAAAAGAGGCCAAGCAATAACTTGTGATGGTAAATACAGCTAGTAGACCTGTTAATATGCAATGAAAGATGCCACAAAATGTGCTGATCGAGAAAACAACTGGATATATCGCCCAGACACCACCACCTGTGAGACAAGTTTAGTCATATGGAACAGCAGCACAAATTGCATGAATAAACAAATAAACATGGAGAGGTCAAGATGGAAAGTTTTATCTAAAGCTAATGACAATAGACTCGGAACCTACATATGACGAAGAGCATGAAGAGGATAAGCACAGTCACAAAGAACCTGTCCCGGAAATTCCTCCAATGAGAAAAGCATACACTGTCAGGTTTTCTTGAAATTTGGTTACTTTGTGTGATTGCTCCACACCAGCCACACTTAAAAACAGGTGCATAACTTGCAAAAATGAGACGGAGTCCACATCCCCAACAAGTGGCCTCATGATCTTCCGGTATAGATGTTACACATTGCTCTACCTAAATGGAAGGACAATTGCAATTAGTGCATTACTGTAGAGAATATTAGTCCAACTTAAAACAACTGCAAACTGTAACACATAACCTTGACTTGTTTATCATTTCAGTCAAGAAACCTAAAGAATCATTCTTGCTACTGAGCCAAGAGCACAGAATTTTATGCGCTACAGTCTCAGGGGAGAAAATCTGCATAGCACAGATTTTTTATAAcagcataaatttttttataacagaTTTTCTCCCCTGAGACTGTAGCGCAGATAGCACAGCTTTTAGCACTTAtatctaaataaaaaaaactgcaaTCATGTATTATAAATGATGTCCAGTGTCAACACAATTTACAGATTATGCTGTGCTAACTGCCTATCTCTGGGTTCTTTCTGGACgcaaattaaatttattttaagttGCCATAACCTGTTTCAGAAGATTTACCAACAAAAAAAAGGGTACATCAGTGATTTTCGGAGCACATTGTTGTAAAATATCGTGACAGTTTTACCACAGATAATATCCGTGTTTCTGAATTGCATTACAACTTAAGATCATGGTCATAGACTCGTTGTCTGGTGCTATCTTCAGGCCGACCAACAAAGTTACAAGGCTAAAAGCCAAATCACTATCCAGACCAAAGTGTATCAGTTATAAGGCTACAGCAGGGTTGCTCATCGGATATCAGTTACTTCCCAGAGCATTTGGCATACTACAAATAATCCAGATATCAGGTATCAGACGTCTCCTTTAACAAAAATAACCCAATTGAATGAGTGATTATTGACAACCTAAGCTCATAAAGGATAAACCCCAAGCTCATATCCAACTTGATGCGCCGATTacccaaaaaacaaaaagaaccaCCTCTACAATAACAAGTAGAGGGCGATGCCCCGACCCATTATTAATTAGTTATCCTAGGCTAGAAATTCCCTCGCGTGTTGGCAACGGAGACCAAAAAGATGGGACCGAGCCGACGGCTGCAAATCAGACGCAATAATGCGCGCAATCATGGACCCAATTCGACGCAAGAGCACTAGAACAGCACGAAACCCCCTACCTACAAGGCGATGCCGCCAAAGCACGCGGCAAAaggaaaaggggggggggggggggggggggagacggGGGCAAACCTCGAGCAGCGGCTGCTGCTCCATCGCGGATCCACCACAGGAGACAGGGAGGGCGCGGATCGGAGCGAGGGTTGATAgagcggaggcggtggtggtggttgggAAATCCGCAGGAGCAGGACTAGTTCGGAATAGAGGCGGAgacggggaagaggagagaacaTGTTTCGGTTGTCTTTTCCGCCAAGGATTCCTTCGATAAAAACAGTTTGAGAGAAGATGACTTGAGCATAATTAAAAGGAAATGCCTcgtaatactctctccattccaaaatgGATATCATATTATTGTCATGAATCATCTCAACTAATATAATACATGCAACCAATATAATTAAAGATCTTATAAGTATAGGATTTAaaataatactccatccgtttctaaatatttgacaccgttgactttttagcacatatttgaccgttcgtcttatttaaaaacttttgtaaaatatataaaactatatgtatacatataattatatttaacaataaatcaaatgataggaaaataattaataattacttaaattttttaaataagacgaacggtcaaacaaattttaaaaagtcaacggcgtcaaatatttacaaacggagggagtaataatttaGGGGAGAGAATGTGCTAATtaactacatgcatgcatgtatgccttatattatgaaacaactttaaaaagtagttgtgccttatattttggaatggagggagtagtagcccGTTCGACCGGAATTATACATCAAAGGTGTTGCCTGATATGATACCTCTGAGATATCATCCCATTAGAACAGGGTATCAGTCGATACCTCTAAGATAACATCCCATCCACCGAGCTGATCCGGCCCCCGCTCCTGTGAAGAGAAAGAGGGTGTGTAAGTGACAAATGGATCTCacacacatatattttttaattcaaataCATATAAGTGCTACGTCAACTACACGTGGAACGAAGACTAAGTCAACGCCGCCACGTCGACACCATCTCAatgaaaccgccctccaaaactgTCGATGGAGTCAAATTGCATCAGTTTTAATAGCTGGGGGTCGAAATATCCGATATTGTGGTTCAGGATATGAATTATATTCGGtcactagttaagggagtcaaagtgaacttattccttttaggGTTGGCTTCTCTTTGCTGTTGATATGTATGTATCTATATATTGGGCTATATGGGCCTAAATTTGATTAGTGGGTTGTATGCCATATTTTCGTGGagtaagttcatctgaggtcccttaacttgtcaatgaATCCGATTTTTGTCCTTTGACCGGAACAGCAGATACAACAggtccctcaactgtcaaaactTCTGCAAAATAAGTTCCAAGGCGGTTTGGACAACGGTTTCAGCTGACGTGGTATCTATGTGGCTAATTTACTCGGTTTTTATTTGATGTGACATTGACATGGCTCTTACATGGCAAATTGatttggaaaataataaaaactatgaccccacatgtcagttacaccaaaaaaaaatggtggtcCTCACCTGCCTTTctcacccctcctcttcttcctcctttctccctatcatgtaactgacatgtggggtcacagtttttattattttccaaatcaaattaCCACATAAGCGCCATATCAATGCCACGTCAaatgaagaccaagtcaaattagctacgtagacgccacgtcaaCTGAAACCGCCGTCCAAACCGTCTTGGACTTATTTTGCATCGGTTTTAACAGTTGAGGaatccgttgtatctggtttttcggttgaagaacaaaaataagatttgttgacaagttaagaggcctcagatgaacttattacTATTTTCATACATCATTATATTCTGGGCCCTATGGGTCACCCGCGGGTGAGACCCTAGCCTTGCCCCCACATAGTTTCGGGGGCCCGTTCCCGCAGCCCCGCGGGTTGGAATTTCACCCCGCCCCCGTCCCTATAGGAGCGGTACCCGGCGGGTCCTTGCCTCCAACAGGGAAATTGCCACCCCTATCTAACTGTACTAGTTTCAGTGGACCAACCAACAAAACCTGCAACTGCCATGGACCACCACTTCTAACTATATGGCTGGCAGTCGCAGAGAGAGCACTCAACGAGCCGGCAAATCCATGTGAAAGAGCGCTTGGCACGGTCAGAAACTCAGAAACGGATGCCAACGTTTTCCCTGTTCAGAACAAGAAAGAAGGAACATCACCATCACAGGCAGTGTTTGCTAAATCAACTCTGAAAAAAACAGCATGCCATTCACTGCAGATTAGTGCTGGTGCCAAAACGTGAGGTTACTGCGAGTGCAGCAAAAGGATGTACCGTGGATTTCTCGTACATTTTGCTTGAATGATTTTTTACTGAATTACAGGGCCTGAAAAAGGTGAAAGGTACTGAAATAACAGCCCAGCGGCAAAATCATTGCACATGGGTAAAGAAGCAAATCTTCCAGTGAGCTGCCTGGATCTCATCGACCTGAGTAGGTCAGATCCTTTATTTATGTAGTCTAGTGTCGTATGAGATTGGCAAGACAATGTTTTCACACGGTGTTGAACGAGTGTACGTATGTTGGAGACAACCAGATGATGAGTTGATGATGGAAAAGAACGGACGAATTTGGTATAGTATACCACAATTTGAAGATGCATCTGGGTTGTCACCGAAACTTGATAGAAAATTTATTGAGACGGTTCATTTAGTTATGGTTCTTGGGCGAAGAATGGAGCCAAACAGTTCGGATTCTTTAATGATTAAAACTCAGGTCCACACATTAAGGCGATAATTTCAATAATTAACCCCATACATCAAATTTTTTTAGCTCGGCTATTGCATTTCTAGAAGACATCACGGTAAATTTAACCTGGCACATAATTCACCTCCATAAAACTGAAAAAAGGTTCATTATTCCCATAACTATTTCATCAAACAACAACCTTCATGCTTTCTTCATACTAGCAGGACGGATCACACAATGCAGCCTCCTCGATTAGGACTTGTCGGTTAATTTTTCATGAGGGTATTGGATAGAATCGAGGGGAATCAATTCCACAACTATTAAGGTGTGAAATCAATTCCTTCTAATCACGCTGAATCCATGCATAGGAATTAGCCGAACATGCCAGTTTATATTTCCTTTGTCTAATATAGAAGGAACATTATTAACAACTCAAACTATTTGTCAACTTCAGGTAGGAGTGGAGGTAGATTTTATACTGCAATATTAGGAATATATAAATACATGACTACCATTATGCCACCTATACAATGCGAACTACGGAAAAGGGTGAAAGAAAGAATGTCAAGTAAAGAAAGAAAGACGGAAAGAAAGAACGGCAAGTAAACCGCTGAGAGAAGTTTTACAGAGGAACGTTTGGATTGGATGTTTGCATCAAACACGTGTATAAAGTTTCACGCATAGATTTTGACTGTAACGAGCCTCACCACTACTCTGTTAAGAAGGGTGAACCTAATTAAAGCAGCGAAGATTTGCACAGGTAATGAACGCCTGAAGGAACATGGACTCGCTGCTCTCCaacttgcataaaatttttCCAAGGGGTGTAGCTTTCTTCCCACTTCGTTTAAACATCTAGGCAAAACAGCTGATACTAGCATCTCAAATGTACAGTTGTGATTCAAAAGAATGACAGAATCTCATCTAATTATTGACACTACTGAAACTGCTTGTTGATTCATCATACTTCCACCTGTCAAATAAATTGCAGAGAGCagattatgtaaagtttgttgaGCACAACAAATAAACTGAACCAGTCGGAATGAACAAAAATTATAAGCAATTACTCTGAACAGAAACCACTGGGTTCTGAAAATGGATTCCAACAGACATTAATCAAAGTTTGCAAAGTTGGAAGTTGCCTTCTCACTACTAAAATATGAGGAAATATTCAACCACAAATATATTCAACTACTAAAAGATATTATGACAAGTTGCCAACAGATACTCTTGTATGCACAAAGATTTCAACCATGCAGCTTACTGCTGCTTGAGCGCAAGCTATGTGGAAAGGGGTACAAAAATTTTGTGCGCAGTAGTATACATAAGTTGCACCTGACTAGGGCTGTCAAAAATGCTCGAGACTCGTGAGCTACTCGAGCTTGATTCGTTATGAGCTtgattcgagctcggctcgtctaAGAATCAaatcgagctcgagcttgaCTTTAAGCTCGCGAGCCtaccgagccgagctcgaataaCTCGGCGAGCCTCAACGTCTGGCTCATGTTCTTTCTCCTAGGCatttcctccccctctctctctcttactctTCAAATTCTCTAGTAGGAGTAGTACTGGAGTAGCACAACTGCACATGTACTAGCAGTGGCAGGGCAGGAGGGAGCACTATGCATTTGTTGTCCCATTTCCCAACAAGAGAGTAGGAGTACTAGTGTGTACTAGTAGGAGTACTAGTGTGCGGCTTGCACAGTTGCACTAGTATACATAGGAGCACTAGTATATTATTTTTAGCCATCTAATCATGCATCACAGTGTTAGCTTTTTCTTTGAATGGGATGAATTGTTCCAGTATTCTACCGCACGAAGCAGGCTTGAGAGAAGCTCGAAGCTCGAACGAGCCGAGCACGAGCTCAACTTCAAGCTCGTGACAAAcctaggctcggctcgagctcgactcGAGTCTATAGCGAGCTCGAGCCTACACATGgaagctcgctcgagctcggctcgttgacagccctacaCCTGACCACATCACAGGCCCATGTACTGGAAAGCAGCAGAACGTACATGTGGAATGGTCGAACGCGTACATTACACTATGATCTTACAAACCTAGTTTTCCTGGAACCTACGAGTCAAGATTTTGATTCAGACGGTAGATTTTACCATTTGGATCACAATCCAAACAATCTTAGCTGGCAGAATGAATCCTAATCAAGCAGAGTAGACAAGATCACTATGTGCTCCGATCAATCCTTGACTTGGATCCCAAATAATTTGTTAGCTGCAACTATTTCTTACTATAATTTGTGTTACTAAttcatttaaaaaaagataTGCTAGTAACACTCCTGCGTGTTACTAACTCGCCTTCTAACCTTACAATAGTCTTATATGACTAGGTTGTATGAAGGGAAAAATTTGGACAACTATTACAAATCTCTTTTGCCCTTTGTcacattttgagaaaaaaatattttgacaaTTGAATGACCCTGGAGGAAGTGTATTACAAATATCTTTTGCCCTTTGTcacattttgagaaaaaaatattttgacaaTTGAATGACCCTGGAGGAAGTGGCCTTTATGTTTGGTAGTTCGGTACTGTATTCAATATATGCATTGACATGAATTAAGGCCAAGTAGGATGATGTATTAGATAATACAAGTTTCAAATGTTTGTTACATAAAAAAGATCATGATACACAATTTCTATTTTAATAGTGTGACTCCTGCAAGCCAAGTCTACTATTTTCTCCAAGTAAGGCAGGGCTGTGGCTGCCCAATGGGTTGGTTGCACAGCCAGGTTCCAACAAATGTATATTAGTTaacattaacttttttaaaggATTTGATTTCAAATTTTAACTCATCATTCACCCACTAATTTAAGACAAAGCATCAAAAAGACAAACCTGCAGAGGAAAATTGGATGTAGCCTACTACTGACAACCTGACTTCCCTTAGTTTCTTCTCTAAACTTGTCAACATGAAGAACCTCACATTGGCCACAAATCGCGGAAACTGTTACAGTTCTTTGATTACAGGAAGCAAATACCTGGAAGAACATAACACCATCAAAGAAATGTAGTAAGTTATTCTCATTTATGATTTATCACAACAAGAACAATCAGTTCCTCACCGTGAAAATTTGGCAATATATTGCCACACAAGAGAAGCATAAAAAATGTCTAATCTAATTTATCGATACACGAGATTTCCAGCACTGCAGATTAAAAATCTACTATTTAACAATCAGCTATTTAAAAGCCAAATGTGAATTACATAGATTTTTCATGCTATTTAAAAGAACTATTGATAATGCAAATTACATACTTCCCCTAGCCAAAAGCAATCCTCCTAAACAGATTATATATTCTTCACAATGGTTAGTTGGCTCACCTCATTCTCTTCTGCAGTGCATGGTTTACTGATCAATTCTGGAATATCTGAAGCAAAGAAATATGGACTAACCAAAGCCATCTTAGACCTAGAATCATGCTCTTCCCACAGTGACTGCAAAAGGTAACAATAACTTGACTATTTTAGAGATAATACACTTACAAAGTCTACCACAAGATGATCTGACAGGTGCATAGGGGGCGGTTACTCAAACACCCCAGTACGCAGAGGGGTTTGCGCCCCATATCATACAAGAGTATGTAGGGTATATTAAGAGGAAAGATACCTGCAGCTTGGATGGAGCAGACTCCTTATCTTTGGAGGCAACCAAAATATGATCATCAAGATTGTATGCTATACCATCAATGTTACAAGAGTAATAGTAAGTCTTGTTCTCGACTACTCTGAGAGGATCACCAACCCAACCCACAATACTGTGATCTGTGCTGCAAACAATAGTTTTATCCTTAGCATCGCCTATAACAATTTCATTCTTTGTAGATAAATCCCCATTCGATGTCAACTCATGAACATTGCCACGTTCTGAAATGGCATTATTTTCCATTGTTCCCACACCTTGAGGTTTTCCTCTTCCCTTATCAACAGCTGCAGAAGCAGAGCCTG
The Oryza sativa Japonica Group chromosome 6, ASM3414082v1 DNA segment above includes these coding regions:
- the LOC4340851 gene encoding protein S-acyltransferase 11; amino-acid sequence: MEQQPLLEVEQCVTSIPEDHEATCWGCGLRLIFASYAPVFKCGWCGAITQSNQISRKPDSVCFSHWRNFRDRFFVTVLILFMLFVICGGVWAIYPVVFSISTFCGIFHCILTGLLAVFTITSYCLASFKSAGAPADMRWGSYPMVGKNDLENYTFCTYCSKPKPPRAHHCRSCKMCVLDMDHHCPFIGNCVGASNHHAFVIFLISVVISCSYAAGMTIYSSYRIWPPLDFENLASTRRSMGYIKMLIEIIGTLASSAFFLSARGFVTVYLAFASLSVNAGIGVLLFQQLSYIYEGNTYLNRLSSPNVMHGERGLQNLIRFFGCPYSVSRVLSGYSNTGKLQDNSSSKLL